One region of Candidatus Omnitrophota bacterium genomic DNA includes:
- the nusA gene encoding transcription termination factor NusA: protein MNGEILAVLEHIEREKGINKEILIAAVEAALVSAARKAIGITVSPEEEIKVKLDPKSGKITVFAGKEKIDSDKFGRIAAQTAKQVIIQKIREAEKDVVFEEFHSKVGTILSGTVYRFDKGNIIVDLLGKAEGLLPKIEQSPKEEFRQGERICAYLLDVRRESKGPQIVLSRSHPNLVRKLFALEVPEIYEGIVEIKAISRQAGERTKISVWSKDERVDSVGACVGMRGNRVKNIVTELHGEKIDIVRWSPDAESYISAALSPAQISQLKLDKENKRVSVIVEEDQLSLAIGKHGQNVRLASRLTGWNIDIRSKQMLEAAEKPKEEEKPKPAAKKKVAGDIISLKGVGEKLASSLVDAGFETLEEIAKASIKKLSEIKGLGKKKAEGLIKEAKELTKKNTKT from the coding sequence ATGAATGGAGAAATATTAGCGGTTTTAGAACATATTGAGCGCGAAAAGGGAATTAATAAAGAGATTCTGATTGCTGCTGTAGAGGCTGCTTTAGTTAGCGCAGCCAGGAAGGCAATTGGCATAACTGTTAGTCCGGAAGAGGAAATCAAGGTAAAATTAGATCCTAAATCAGGCAAGATAACAGTTTTTGCTGGTAAGGAAAAAATAGATTCTGATAAATTTGGCAGGATTGCTGCTCAGACTGCTAAACAAGTCATTATCCAAAAGATTCGTGAAGCAGAAAAGGATGTTGTTTTTGAAGAGTTCCATAGTAAGGTAGGTACAATCCTTAGTGGTACTGTTTATCGCTTTGATAAGGGCAATATTATTGTAGATTTATTAGGTAAGGCTGAAGGGTTGTTGCCAAAAATTGAACAGTCGCCTAAGGAAGAATTCAGACAAGGTGAACGCATCTGTGCCTATCTATTGGATGTAAGGAGAGAATCAAAGGGGCCACAGATAGTACTTTCCCGTAGCCATCCCAATCTGGTGCGTAAACTCTTTGCGCTAGAAGTGCCTGAGATATACGAAGGCATAGTTGAGATCAAGGCGATTTCTCGCCAGGCAGGAGAAAGGACAAAGATCTCGGTTTGGAGTAAAGATGAAAGGGTAGATTCTGTAGGTGCATGCGTAGGTATGCGTGGTAACCGTGTTAAAAACATTGTTACAGAACTACATGGCGAGAAAATTGATATTGTGCGTTGGTCGCCTGATGCTGAAAGTTATATTTCTGCTGCGTTAAGCCCAGCCCAGATAAGTCAGTTGAAGCTTGATAAGGAAAATAAGAGAGTAAGCGTTATTGTTGAGGAAGATCAGCTATCTTTAGCAATCGGCAAACACGGACAGAATGTCCGTCTTGCAAGTAGGCTAACTGGCTGGAATATAGATATAAGATCAAAGCAGATGCTGGAAGCGGCAGAGAAACCAAAAGAGGAGGAGAAGCCTAAGCCAGCCGCCAAGAAAAAGGTTGCAGGAGATATTATTTCGCTTAAGGGTGTAGGTGAAAAATTAGCTAGCTCTCTTGTTGATGCTGGATTTGAAACTTTAGAGGAAATCGCTAAGGCAAGTATTAAAAAATTAAGTGAGATTAAAGGGTTAGGCAAGAAAAAGGCAGAAGGCCTGATTAAAGAAGCGAAGGAACTTACTAAAAAGAATACCAAGACTTAA
- a CDS encoding CpaF family protein, which produces MMLEKLRIRIRKSLISNKDILFKKDEIRKDQLRKTVENIIKDAASYERVKLDADAKEKLLEEVLSELISLGPLEVLMEDSQVSEIMVNGPSRVYAEKNGSMILTDVKFRDENQLMHTIEKLIAPSGRRIDESSPYVDFALPDGSRVNIIIPPLSLEGPVITIRKFSPEIARIEDLLRLNTLDKRMADFLVAAIKAKLNIMFSGATGVGKTTTLNVLSSYISKKERIISIEDTAELHLLQEHVVRLEAKQANIEGRGEVQIRDLFRNSLRMRPDRIILGEIRGTEALDLIQAISSGHAGSLAVIHANSPSDCIYRMEMMILMSGLALPAWVVRKNIANAIDIIVQLEQFDDGSRKITSITEVEDAVGKEEIELVDIFVFDHQGYDEKGKVLGSHKALGKLPKSLEKFKLLKINLAPDSFKE; this is translated from the coding sequence ATGATGCTTGAGAAATTAAGGATAAGGATTAGAAAATCTTTGATTTCGAATAAGGATATCCTCTTTAAGAAAGATGAAATAAGAAAAGATCAATTGCGTAAGACAGTGGAGAATATTATTAAGGATGCCGCAAGTTATGAACGCGTTAAGTTAGACGCAGACGCAAAAGAAAAATTATTAGAAGAGGTCTTAAGCGAGTTAATCAGCCTAGGACCGCTTGAGGTCTTAATGGAAGATTCGCAAGTTAGCGAGATAATGGTTAACGGTCCTAGTAGGGTCTACGCTGAGAAGAATGGTTCGATGATTTTGACGGATGTTAAATTCCGCGATGAGAATCAGCTGATGCATACAATAGAGAAATTAATCGCACCCTCTGGACGCCGCATTGATGAATCATCGCCCTACGTAGATTTTGCCCTTCCGGATGGTTCACGCGTAAATATTATTATTCCACCACTTTCTCTAGAAGGACCGGTAATAACTATTCGTAAATTTTCTCCTGAGATTGCCAGGATCGAGGATCTATTGCGTCTTAATACGCTCGACAAACGCATGGCAGATTTTCTCGTTGCCGCAATTAAAGCAAAATTGAACATTATGTTCTCCGGAGCTACCGGCGTAGGAAAGACGACAACCTTGAATGTGTTATCTTCCTATATTTCTAAAAAAGAAAGAATAATTAGTATTGAGGATACTGCAGAGTTACATCTCCTGCAGGAACATGTGGTAAGACTTGAGGCAAAACAAGCAAACATAGAAGGAAGAGGCGAAGTACAGATAAGAGATCTTTTTAGAAACTCTTTACGTATGCGTCCTGACAGGATTATCCTAGGAGAGATTAGGGGCACAGAGGCCTTGGATTTAATCCAGGCTATTTCCAGTGGTCATGCCGGAAGCCTAGCCGTTATTCACGCAAATAGTCCCTCAGATTGTATCTATAGAATGGAAATGATGATCTTGATGAGCGGTTTAGCTCTTCCTGCTTGGGTAGTAAGGAAGAATATCGCTAATGCCATAGATATTATTGTACAGCTGGAGCAGTTTGATGATGGAAGTCGTAAAATCACATCAATTACTGAGGTAGAGGATGCTGTAGGTAAAGAAGAGATAGAGCTTGTAGACATTTTTGTTTTTGATCATCAAGGTTATGATGAAAAAGGAAAGGTCTTAGGTTCTCATAAGGCACTTGGTAAATTACCAAAATCGTTAGAGAAATTTAAATTGCTTAAAATTAATTTAGCGCCGGATAGCTTTAAGGAATAA
- the proS gene encoding proline--tRNA ligase: MRMSNAFIPTLRALSQEADSVSHILMLRAGLIRMLTAGVYVYLPCGWRVLKKIEDIIRDELDRVGAQELLLSALQPIDLWKMTGRDKELGQTLISFKDRKGRRLCLGPTHEEVITDLVKNNLSSYRQMPLMLYQIQTKFRDELRPRAGLMRSCEFIMKDAYSFDADEQSLDRNYEIICETYKRIFSRCGLDSIMIEADPGIIGGNLSHEFMVLSESGEDKILACPKCEKAFAYKEENDLTCPKCSQALNVKGAIEIGHTFKLGTKYSKVQNATFQDDEGKRRPILMGCYGIGVSRLLPAIIDQHHDEKGIIWPKDVSPYEVAIIVIETKPKAAELANKIHSYIESLGKSVLLDERDISAGVKFNDLDLIGIPLRIIIGKDWFKNKTIEISYRDDKAKTIKLEETQLLTKLKQLLK; encoded by the coding sequence ATGCGTATGTCTAATGCATTTATTCCTACTTTAAGAGCCTTATCCCAGGAGGCGGATTCAGTAAGCCATATCTTAATGCTCCGGGCTGGTTTAATTCGTATGCTAACCGCTGGTGTATATGTCTATTTGCCTTGTGGTTGGCGAGTCTTGAAGAAAATCGAAGATATTATTCGCGATGAGTTAGATAGAGTTGGAGCTCAGGAATTGCTACTTTCAGCACTGCAACCCATAGATCTATGGAAGATGACTGGAAGGGATAAAGAGCTGGGCCAGACACTTATCAGCTTTAAGGATAGGAAGGGTCGTAGGCTTTGTCTGGGGCCAACCCACGAAGAAGTGATTACAGATTTAGTAAAGAATAACCTTTCTTCTTACCGGCAGATGCCTTTAATGCTTTATCAGATTCAGACTAAATTTCGTGATGAACTGCGTCCGCGGGCTGGTTTGATGCGTAGTTGTGAATTTATTATGAAAGATGCTTATAGCTTTGATGCTGACGAGCAGTCTCTAGATAGAAATTATGAGATTATTTGTGAAACTTACAAGAGGATATTTTCCCGCTGTGGTCTGGATTCAATTATGATAGAAGCTGATCCTGGTATTATTGGTGGTAATCTTTCACATGAATTTATGGTCTTATCTGAAAGCGGAGAAGATAAAATATTAGCTTGCCCCAAATGCGAGAAGGCCTTTGCTTATAAAGAAGAAAATGATTTAACCTGTCCGAAATGCAGTCAAGCCCTTAATGTTAAGGGCGCTATTGAAATAGGGCATACTTTTAAACTTGGTACAAAATATTCTAAAGTGCAGAATGCAACATTTCAGGATGATGAAGGTAAGCGGCGTCCTATCCTTATGGGTTGTTATGGTATTGGCGTTAGCCGCCTCTTGCCAGCAATAATTGATCAGCACCACGATGAGAAGGGGATAATTTGGCCCAAGGATGTCTCTCCATATGAGGTTGCGATAATAGTCATCGAAACTAAACCTAAGGCAGCGGAGTTAGCCAATAAGATACATTCATATATTGAATCTTTAGGTAAATCTGTTCTTTTAGACGAAAGAGATATAAGCGCAGGTGTAAAATTTAATGATCTTGATTTAATCGGCATACCACTTCGGATAATTATCGGCAAGGATTGGTTTAAAAATAAAACCATAGAGATATCTTATAGAGACGATAAGGCAAAAACAATTAAGCTGGAAGAAACACAGTTGTTAACAAAGTTAAAACAGCTTCTTAAATAA